AGCGCATCCGGCGTGGCGCAGTCCTGGGCACGCACGAATTCCGGCCGGAAGCCCAGGCGCCGGCCCAGCGTCGGGTGCAGCGTCTTGCGAATGTGCTTCTCGACGTTGTATGCGATCAGCCCGGCCGCAACCGCAGTGCGCGCGCCCATCCAGCGCGGGATGTGCGCCAGGCCGACGCGGATCTCGGGCGCCTGGCCGAGCCGCGCGAGGCGGCCCTCGCCGAACACCGTCAGCAGCGCCGCACGGTACATGCCGTAGTGCGGGAACACACGCTCGCCGCGCAGCAGGTTGCCCCAGTGGGCATTGCGGGTGTTGCCGCGCAGGGCTTCGGCGTAGTACGCCATCAGGTCCGCGGCATTCCATGCGTGCAGCATGCAGGCCGTCGACGCCCCCGCCGAGATGCCGGCGATCACGCGCGGCCGCAGGCCCAGCCCGGGCTGCACGGTGTCCCACCAGCCGGCCTGCCACCAGCAGCGATTGCCGCCGCCGGCGAACACCATCTGGTCGAAGGCGGGCAGGGTCATGCACAAGCCTCGGCGACGACGGGCTGCGCCAGGCGCAGCGCGGGCGAGTACTTGAGCGTGTCGATGCAGGCATCGACGAAGCGCTCGCGCTTGACGGCGAGGCTGGAGGCGTCCGGATAGAACAGGTAGTCGCCCATGATGCCGCCGAACGAGGCGTGGAAATGCGCCACCGCCAGCGGCACATCCAGGTCGGGCGGCAACTGCCCGCGCCGGGCCGCCTGCCCGATGATGTGGGTCAGGCGTGCAAGCCCCTCCTCGAAGGACTCCTGCTGGCGCTTGAGGATCGGGCTCGTGTCCTCCACGAACTCGCACTTGTTGAACATGATCTCGAAGACCCGGCGCCAGTGCATGTCTTCCACCAGCTGCTGCAGCACGAAATTGGCCACATTGCGCAGCTCGCCCAGCGGATCGTTGGGTTCGACGCCCAGCGGCGAGCACAGGGTCTCCATCGGCAGCTTGACGCGCTCGCACATGGCGGCGAACACATCGGCCTTGTTGCGGAAATGCCAGTAGATGGCGCCGCGCGTGACACCGGCCGCCTGCGCGATGTCGGATAGCGACGTGCGCGCCACGCCACGCACATAGAACACCTCTTCCGCCGCGTCGAGGATGCGGTTGCGCGTTTCCAGCGCTTCTTCCTTGGTTCGTCTGACCATGATGCCCTTCGGGAAGCCGGCTCCAGCACGGCCGGCAGCTTTCGTTCCGCTTTTGTGCAGCGCACAAATACTGACAACTGACTGTTGCGCATTGCACAACGCTTGAGCGCCCGCCCACGCCGACACAGCCGACGCGCAGGCCAATCTGCCGCCACCCCGCATGCTGCCGCCATTGCAACGAAGCCGGACAAAGTGTCAACAAAGGCCCATTCCGTAAGGATGGCGTTTATACATACATGCGCGAACGTATCTATAATAGCGCGCACTCCGTGACTTGCCCATTGCCGCGCCCGCTGCGCATGGGCCGATCACATCGGACGGATGGAGCGCAGCAGCAAACCGCGCCGTGATTCCAGCAGTAGCGGCCGTTTTGTTGCGACTTCGTCGCAATAGCCGTATCGCATGCCGCCGGTTACGGCTAGCATCGAACGTTTTCGGATCGTGTTTTCAGGTCGCCCGGACCCTACCCGCGGTGCATTTGTTAGTGCGCCGCCCGGGCACACCGCTTATCGCCACATGGGGTCATCTATGTCGAACACCCGCCGTTATCACCAACTCGCTGCTGCCGGGCTCACGGTCGTGGCGCTTGCAGCCTGCGGCAACAAGCAGGCACAAGGGCCGGGCGGCGGCATGCCGCCGACGGAGGTCGGTGTCGTGACCGTGCAGCCGCACTCGGTGGGCCTGACCACCGAGTTGCCGGGCCGCCTGGAAGCCACGCGCGTGGCGCAGGTGCGTGCACGGGTGGCCGGCATCGTGCTCAAGCGCACGTACCAGGAAGGCAGCGATGTGAAGGCGAACGACGTGCTCTTCCGCATCGATCCGGCGCAATACCAGGCTTCGCTCGATAGCGCCAAGGCTCAGCTGGCCCGCGCCGAAGCCACGCAGACCCAGGCGCAGCTCAAGGCCGAGCGCTACAAGCCGCTGGTCGCCACCAATGCCATCAGCAAGCAGGACTACGACGACGCCGTCGCCGCCGCCAAGCAGGCCACCGCCGACGTCGGCGCGGCGCGCGCGGCCGTGGAGACCGCCAAGCTCAACCTCGGCTACGCCACCGTCACTTCACCCATTTCGGGCCGCGCAGGCCTGGCGCAGGTCACCGAAGGCGCGCTGGTCGGCCAGGGCAGCGACGCCACGCTGCTGGCGACCGTGCAGCAGATCGACCCGATCTACCTGACCTTCACCCAGTCGAGCACCGAAGTGATGCGCCTGCAGGAAGCGCTCAAGGCCGGCAAGCTGGCGGCCGCGGGCGACACCGCCGCCAAGGTCACGCTGGTGACCGAGGACGGCCGCGTCTACGCGCAGACGGGCAAGCTGTACTTCTCCGACCTGACGGTGGACCAGACCACCGGCTCGATCACGCTGCGCGCGATCTTCCCGAACGCCGAGCGCACCCTGCTGCCGGGCATGTACGTGCGCGCGCGGCTGGAGCAGGCGGTCGACCAGCAGGCCATCACGGTGCCGCAGCAGGCCGTGTCGCGCGGCGCGGACGGCGCCTCGGTGATGATCGTCGACGCGGAAGGCAAGGTCGCCCCACGCCCGGTCCAGGCCGATCGCGCCGTCGGCACGGATTGGATCGTCTCCAGCGGCCTGAAAGCCGGTGACAAGGTGATCGTCGACGGCCTGCAGAAAGTCCGGCCGGGCGCGCCGGTCAAGCCGGTGGCGTGGCAGGCCGGCGGCGCGCAGGGTCAGGGTGCTGCCGCCAGCGCCCCCGCAGCCAAGCAGTAAGCCGCAGTAAACAAGGAGCCATCGCATGGCAAAGTTTTTTATCGATCGCCCGGTCTTTGCCTGGGTGCTCGCGCTGTTCATCATCGTGGCTGGGGCCATCTCGATCACCCAGTTGCCGATCGCGCAGTACCCGACCATCGCGCCGCCCTCGATCATCATCACGGCAACCTACCCTGGCGCGAGCGCCAAGACGCTGGACGACGCCGTCACCAGTATCATCGAGCAGGAAATGAACGGTGCGGACGGCCTGCTCTATATCGAGTCGGTCAGCCAGGCCGGTAACGGCCAGGCCACCATCACCGTGACGTTCAAGCCCGGCACCGATCCGGCGCTGGCGCAGGTGGACGTGCAGAACCGCCTCAAGCGCGTGGAAGCGCGCCTGCCGTCGTCGGTGACGCAGCAGGGCGTGCAGGTCGACAAGACCCGCTCCAACTTCCTGCTGTTCGCCACGCTGATCTCGAAGGACGGCAAGATGGACCCGGTCGCCCTGGGCGACTACATCTCGCGCAACGTGCTCAACGAAGTCAAGCGCGTGCCCGGCGTCGGCCAGGCCGTGCTGTTCGGCACCGAGCGCGCGATGCGCATCTGGATCGACCCGGCCAAGCTGGTCGGCTACAAGCTGACGCCGACCGACGTCTACAACGCCATCCGCAACCAGAACGCACTGGTCTCGGCCGGCACGCTGGGCGACCTGCCGTCCACCTCCGACCAGCCCATCGCGGCGACGGTGGTGGTGGAAGGGCAGATGACGACCACCGAGCAGTTCGGCAACATCGTGCTGGTGTCCAAGCCGGACGGCTCGCAGGTGCGCATCAAGGACGTGGCGCGCCTGGAGCTGGGCGGCCAGACCTACGCGACTTCCGCGCGGATCAACGGCCAGCCGATCTCGGCCATCGGCGTGCAGCTCTCGCCGACGGGCAACGCGCTGGGCACGGCCAAGGCGGTCAAGGCCAAGCTCGACGAGCTCTCCAAGTACTTCCCTGCCGGCGTCGAGTACAAGATCCCGTACGACACCTCCAAGTTCGTGCAGATCTCGATCGAGGAAGTGGTCAAGACGCTGTTCGAGGCCATGGCGCTGGTGTTCCTGGTGATGCTGGTGTTCCTGCAGAACATCCGCTACACCCTGATCCCGTCGATCGTGGTGCCGATCTCGCTGCTGGGCGCCTTCGCCACCATGAACGCGCTGGGCTTCTCGATCAACGTGCTGACCATGTTCGGCCTGGTGCTGGCGATCGGTATCCTCGTCGACGACGCCATCGTGGTGGTGGAAAACGTCGAGCGGATCATGAGCCAGGAGGGCCTGCCCCCGCGCGAAGCGACTCGCAAGGCCATGGGCCAGATCACCGGCGCCATCATCGGCATCACGCTGGTGCTGATGGCCGTGTTCATCCCGATGGCGTTCTTCTCGGGCTCGGTGGGCGCGATCTATCGCCAGTTCTCGCTGTCGATGGTGGCCTCCATCTTCTTCTCGGCGCTGATGGCCCTGACGCTGACGCCCGCGCTGTGCTCGACGCTGCTCAAGCCGATCGAGAAGGGCTCGCACCATGAGAAGAAGGGCTTCTTCGGCTGGTTCAACCGCATGTTCACCAGCACCACGGACCGCTATCAGAGCCTCGTGGAGCGCGTGCTGAAAAAGACCTTCCGCTACATGGTGATCTACGGCGCGCTGATCGCCGCGGTGGTGTTCCTGTTCATGCGCCTGCCGTCGTCGTTCCTGCCGAACGAAGACCAGGGCTACATCATCACCAACATCCAGTTGCCGCCGGCGGCATCCGCCAACCGCACGCTGGAGGTGATCAAGCACGTCGAGAACTACTACCAGCACGAGAAGGCCGTCGAGAACATCGTGGCGGTGCAGGGCTTCAGCTTCTCGGGCAACGGTCCCAACGCCGCGCTGGTGTTCACCACGCTCAAGGACTGGAGTTCGCGCGGCGCCGACCAGAGCGCCGACGCCGTGGCCGGCCGCGCCTTCGGCGCGCTGTTCGGCGGCATCCG
The sequence above is a segment of the Ralstonia nicotianae genome. Coding sequences within it:
- a CDS encoding patatin-like phospholipase family protein codes for the protein MTLPAFDQMVFAGGGNRCWWQAGWWDTVQPGLGLRPRVIAGISAGASTACMLHAWNAADLMAYYAEALRGNTRNAHWGNLLRGERVFPHYGMYRAALLTVFGEGRLARLGQAPEIRVGLAHIPRWMGARTAVAAGLIAYNVEKHIRKTLHPTLGRRLGFRPEFVRAQDCATPDALADLLLQSASTPPFTPVLRRGGRPVLDGGMVDNVPVQALDPTPGDVLVLVTRLYPRPTYFRIDAPVEGGVQRRFYVQPSRKVPIASWDYTRPEAMRDAYLLGRHDGETFLRELPRGFAALIAA
- a CDS encoding TetR family transcriptional regulator; this encodes MVRRTKEEALETRNRILDAAEEVFYVRGVARTSLSDIAQAAGVTRGAIYWHFRNKADVFAAMCERVKLPMETLCSPLGVEPNDPLGELRNVANFVLQQLVEDMHWRRVFEIMFNKCEFVEDTSPILKRQQESFEEGLARLTHIIGQAARRGQLPPDLDVPLAVAHFHASFGGIMGDYLFYPDASSLAVKRERFVDACIDTLKYSPALRLAQPVVAEACA
- a CDS encoding efflux RND transporter periplasmic adaptor subunit, with protein sequence MSNTRRYHQLAAAGLTVVALAACGNKQAQGPGGGMPPTEVGVVTVQPHSVGLTTELPGRLEATRVAQVRARVAGIVLKRTYQEGSDVKANDVLFRIDPAQYQASLDSAKAQLARAEATQTQAQLKAERYKPLVATNAISKQDYDDAVAAAKQATADVGAARAAVETAKLNLGYATVTSPISGRAGLAQVTEGALVGQGSDATLLATVQQIDPIYLTFTQSSTEVMRLQEALKAGKLAAAGDTAAKVTLVTEDGRVYAQTGKLYFSDLTVDQTTGSITLRAIFPNAERTLLPGMYVRARLEQAVDQQAITVPQQAVSRGADGASVMIVDAEGKVAPRPVQADRAVGTDWIVSSGLKAGDKVIVDGLQKVRPGAPVKPVAWQAGGAQGQGAAASAPAAKQ
- a CDS encoding efflux RND transporter permease subunit, which codes for MAKFFIDRPVFAWVLALFIIVAGAISITQLPIAQYPTIAPPSIIITATYPGASAKTLDDAVTSIIEQEMNGADGLLYIESVSQAGNGQATITVTFKPGTDPALAQVDVQNRLKRVEARLPSSVTQQGVQVDKTRSNFLLFATLISKDGKMDPVALGDYISRNVLNEVKRVPGVGQAVLFGTERAMRIWIDPAKLVGYKLTPTDVYNAIRNQNALVSAGTLGDLPSTSDQPIAATVVVEGQMTTTEQFGNIVLVSKPDGSQVRIKDVARLELGGQTYATSARINGQPISAIGVQLSPTGNALGTAKAVKAKLDELSKYFPAGVEYKIPYDTSKFVQISIEEVVKTLFEAMALVFLVMLVFLQNIRYTLIPSIVVPISLLGAFATMNALGFSINVLTMFGLVLAIGILVDDAIVVVENVERIMSQEGLPPREATRKAMGQITGAIIGITLVLMAVFIPMAFFSGSVGAIYRQFSLSMVASIFFSALMALTLTPALCSTLLKPIEKGSHHEKKGFFGWFNRMFTSTTDRYQSLVERVLKKTFRYMVIYGALIAAVVFLFMRLPSSFLPNEDQGYIITNIQLPPAASANRTLEVIKHVENYYQHEKAVENIVAVQGFSFSGNGPNAALVFTTLKDWSSRGADQSADAVAGRAFGALFGGIRDAIVFPLNPPPIPELGNATGFTFRLQDRGGLGHDALMAARNQLLGMAGQSKVLKNVRPDGLEDSPQYQVDIDREKANALGVAFADINNVLSTALGSAYANDFPNYGRQQRVIVQADKINRMQPEDIMNLYVRNTQGSMVPMSAFAKGHWMVGPVQLVRYNGYPSVRISGDAATGASTGDAMDEMEHLASRLPAGIGFEWTGQSLQEKSSGSQAPALYALSLLAVFLVLAALYESWSIPAAVILVVPLGVLGALLGVTLRFMPDDVYFKVGLIAVVGLSAKNAILIIEFAKDLQAQGKGLIEATLEAVHLRFRPIIMTSFAFILGVLPLAIATGASSASQRAIGTGVMGGMITATVLAVVLVPVFFVVVRRIFKGSERQRRLDAAHLPLDEEI